The Prosthecobacter algae genome has a segment encoding these proteins:
- a CDS encoding sulfatase yields MRAFLSFLFLAVTLPLAAAAPSRPHVLMICVDDLKPAIGCYGDPLARTPNLDRLAARGMRFDLAYCNQAVCAPSRNNLLLGSRSTSLGIYNLTDNFRLAVPDAVTLPQYFKSHGWRTEAIGKILHTGHGNHDDEASWSLPPIKEKVIEYLNPANSADGKLTREEAYFTNQQLGKIRDLPRGAAWENSNVPDNAYADGRIADAAIGRLRAAKEKPDQPLFLALGFVKPHLPFTAPKKYWDMHDRAAFPLPTRVTPPDGAPSYAGKTLGELNNYTPIPESPPLTPEMKRTLIHGYYAAVSFMDAQLGRVLDELDAQGLADQTIIVLWGDHGWHLGDHGMWTKHTNYEQANRIPLIVVAPGIAAPGSSTRQPAETVDVLPTLVELAGLPAHPGPQPLDGTSLVPVLRDPARRIRSHATHAFPRQREGKPVIGRAIRTERYRLVEWKKPDAASDTADLELYDYQEDPLETRNLAASQPQVVAELRALLDRQPEALAKPNQKKK; encoded by the coding sequence ATGCGCGCCTTCCTCAGCTTCCTCTTTCTCGCCGTCACACTGCCGCTGGCTGCAGCCGCACCTTCCCGCCCGCATGTGCTGATGATTTGTGTGGACGATCTCAAGCCCGCCATCGGCTGTTATGGCGATCCTCTGGCCAGGACACCCAATCTCGACCGCCTCGCCGCACGCGGCATGCGCTTTGACCTCGCTTATTGCAATCAGGCGGTCTGCGCCCCCTCCAGAAACAATCTGTTGTTAGGCTCACGCTCCACCTCCCTGGGCATTTACAACCTCACAGACAACTTCCGCCTAGCCGTGCCCGATGCAGTCACCCTGCCTCAGTATTTCAAATCCCACGGCTGGCGCACCGAAGCCATCGGCAAGATCCTCCACACAGGCCATGGCAATCACGACGACGAGGCCTCCTGGAGCCTTCCGCCGATCAAAGAAAAGGTGATCGAATACCTGAACCCCGCCAATTCGGCGGATGGCAAGCTGACCCGCGAAGAAGCCTACTTCACCAATCAGCAGCTCGGCAAAATTCGCGATCTTCCTCGCGGAGCCGCCTGGGAAAACAGCAACGTGCCGGACAATGCCTATGCCGATGGTCGCATCGCCGATGCTGCCATCGGGCGTCTGCGTGCTGCGAAGGAGAAGCCGGATCAGCCCCTATTTCTAGCCCTGGGTTTTGTGAAACCTCACCTGCCATTCACCGCACCCAAAAAATACTGGGACATGCATGACCGCGCCGCTTTCCCTCTGCCCACACGTGTCACGCCCCCTGACGGCGCACCCTCCTATGCGGGCAAGACCCTGGGGGAACTGAACAACTACACCCCCATCCCCGAAAGCCCTCCGCTGACCCCGGAAATGAAGCGCACTCTCATTCATGGTTACTATGCCGCTGTGAGCTTCATGGATGCCCAGCTGGGTCGGGTGCTGGATGAACTGGATGCCCAGGGCCTTGCGGATCAAACCATCATCGTGCTCTGGGGCGACCACGGCTGGCATCTGGGCGACCATGGCATGTGGACAAAACACACCAACTACGAGCAGGCCAACCGCATCCCCCTCATTGTCGTCGCTCCGGGCATCGCTGCTCCAGGCTCCTCCACTCGTCAACCCGCCGAGACGGTGGACGTGCTGCCTACCTTGGTGGAGCTCGCCGGGCTGCCTGCCCACCCCGGTCCTCAGCCTCTGGATGGCACCAGCCTCGTCCCCGTGCTGCGCGATCCGGCCCGCCGTATCCGCAGCCATGCCACCCACGCCTTTCCCCGCCAGCGTGAGGGAAAGCCCGTCATCGGCCGTGCCATCCGCACCGAGCGCTATCGCCTCGTCGAATGGAAAAAACCAGATGCCGCATCGGACACCGCCGATCTGGAGCTCTACGACTACCAGGAAGATCCACTGGAAACCCGCAACCTCGCCGCATCGCAGCCGCAGGTGGTGGCCGAACTGCGCGCCCTGCTGGATCGCCAGCCGGAAGCCCTCGCCAAGCCTAACCAAAAGAAGAAATAG
- a CDS encoding sulfatase translates to MALFLLLLATGIVSAQARPNVLIILADDCTYNDLPVYGGVNAKTPHIDTLAAQGLTFNRAYVSEAICQPCRAELYTGQYPMRNGCAWNHSASRPGTRSLPHHLAPLGYRVGLAGKSHVLPEASFPFESVPGFDPNCVRNPTQGHDLAGAREFIGRKPDEPFCLVIALVDPHVPWVMGDATKYPPKKIQLPPNIADTPKTREDFGRYLAEITYMDGQVGEILALLKESGQDENTLVLFSSEQGSQFPGNKWTNWDTGLHTALIARWPGKITAGKRTDALVQYADVAPTLMEVAGGKGTAAAFDGRSFATVLRGEVTDHRQFAYGLHNNIPEGPAYPIRTLTDGQYRYIRNLTPDEIYIEKHVMGIQGNGALNNPYWPTWVNFAADHPDTYALVKRYITRPAEQLYHTASDPYEMTNLAADPQHAATRARLSGELDRWLAEQGDPGIPQDTKEAHQAAKRGEHLFPAR, encoded by the coding sequence ATCGCCCTTTTCCTCCTGCTTCTCGCCACGGGCATTGTCTCGGCCCAGGCCAGACCAAATGTCCTCATCATCCTGGCGGATGACTGCACCTACAATGACCTGCCTGTGTATGGCGGTGTGAATGCAAAGACACCCCACATTGATACCCTGGCCGCCCAGGGCCTCACCTTCAATCGCGCCTACGTCAGCGAGGCCATCTGCCAGCCCTGCCGGGCAGAGCTGTACACCGGCCAGTATCCCATGCGCAATGGCTGCGCCTGGAACCACAGCGCCAGCCGCCCTGGCACCCGCAGCCTGCCACATCACCTTGCTCCTTTGGGCTACCGTGTCGGTTTGGCCGGCAAGTCCCATGTGCTGCCGGAGGCCTCCTTTCCTTTTGAATCCGTGCCGGGTTTTGATCCTAACTGCGTGCGCAATCCCACCCAGGGACATGATCTCGCCGGGGCCCGCGAATTCATCGGGCGCAAGCCGGACGAGCCTTTCTGCCTCGTCATCGCCCTGGTGGATCCGCATGTGCCCTGGGTCATGGGAGATGCCACGAAGTATCCGCCCAAAAAAATCCAGCTCCCGCCCAACATCGCCGATACCCCCAAAACCCGCGAGGACTTCGGGCGCTACCTCGCCGAGATCACCTACATGGATGGCCAGGTGGGCGAGATCCTCGCGTTGCTCAAAGAATCTGGCCAGGATGAAAACACACTCGTGCTTTTCTCCTCGGAGCAAGGCTCCCAGTTCCCCGGCAACAAATGGACCAATTGGGATACCGGCCTGCACACGGCCCTTATCGCCCGCTGGCCTGGCAAGATCACCGCAGGCAAACGTACCGATGCCCTCGTCCAGTATGCAGATGTGGCTCCCACTCTCATGGAGGTGGCAGGCGGGAAGGGGACGGCTGCCGCCTTCGATGGCCGCAGCTTTGCCACCGTTCTTCGGGGTGAAGTGACCGACCACCGCCAGTTCGCCTATGGCCTGCATAACAACATCCCCGAAGGCCCGGCCTACCCCATCCGCACCCTCACGGATGGCCAGTACCGCTACATCCGGAACCTGACCCCCGATGAGATCTACATCGAAAAACATGTCATGGGTATCCAGGGCAATGGCGCGCTGAACAACCCCTACTGGCCCACCTGGGTCAACTTTGCCGCGGACCATCCCGATACCTACGCTTTGGTGAAACGCTACATCACCCGCCCGGCGGAGCAACTTTACCACACAGCCAGCGATCCGTATGAAATGACCAATCTCGCGGCTGATCCTCAGCACGCCGCCACACGCGCCCGCCTCTCGGGCGAGCTGGACCGCTGGCTGGCAGAACAGGGCGATCCGGGCATCCCGCAAGATACGAAGGAAGCTCATCAGGCCGCCAAGCGTGGCGAGCATCTTTTTCCCGCCCGTTGA